From Panthera tigris isolate Pti1 chromosome B4, P.tigris_Pti1_mat1.1, whole genome shotgun sequence:
AGGCAGTGGTCGTCACTGTCCTCCAGATGCCTCTAAGAGACATGTGGAACgtaatggttaagagcatggattCCGGAGCCAGGCTCTTTCACCCAACGagcgtgtgaccttgggcaggtgactCCGCTTCTCTCGCCCTCGGTTCCCCTGTATGTAAAATTGGAACGACAATCGTACCTGCTTCACGGGGCATACgcactgtgaggattaaatgaatcgAATGTGTCAAGTGGGTGAACCAGCCTGGCACCCCAGTAAGCATCGTAGAAGTGTTAGCCCTATGACTACCAAAGTCACGTGACCTCGGTGTGTCCACAAAGGAGAGAATTGTTCCTTGATAGACCGTTCAGGACTTGAGGGAAGCATCCTTACCCTCCGAGTTGGCCCTAAAATTCAGATGGAAGGGTGCTTCAGGGTCCCACCTGCCTTAGGAGTGTGGGGCCACCACAGCCCCTGGAGGTAGGGGATAGGCAGAATTATTGGATGAAATGGTCTCATTCGCTTctcagaagagaaaagggagaagctGGATCTGGtatgtccttcccttcccccttgtgtgtgtgtgtgtgtgtgtgtgtgtgtgtgtgtgtgtgtgtgtgtgtgtttttaagtttatttattttgggagagacagaaacagtgtgaatgggggaggggcagagacagagggagagagagagaatccctagcaggctccgagctgccagcacagagcccggtgtggggctcgaactcatgaaaccatgagatcatgacctgagccgaaatcaagagtcagacgcgcaaccaactaagccacccaggtgcccctcccgcTTTTCTTTAGCATCAGATTTTGTTGATTTGCTTGGAGCACTCAAGTTTAGGCTGGCAGGTCGCTGTGTCATTTCACACGAATCCTTTACCCTCTGTGGGTCTCATTCCCCGCCCTCCCTGAAGGACTAATAAAGCTAGGAGAGCCTAATTCCCTGGGGTGTAGGAAGCACACTGAGAGCTCCTCCAAGGTCTTGGCCTGCTCATCcgttccccctccttccccaggatGCACTGCGCAACTCTGGGGGTGATGGGCTGGGGCAGATGTCCCTGGAGTTCTACCAGAAGAAGAAGTCTCGCTGGCCTTTCTCAGACGAATGCATCCCCTGGGAGGTGTGGACGGTCAAGGTGCACGTGGTAGCTCTGGCCACAGAGCAGGAGCGGCAGATCTGCCGGGAGAAGGTGGGTGAGAAGCTCTGTGAGAAGATCATCAACATCGTGGAGGTGATGAACCGGCATGAGTACCTGCCCAAGATGCCCACGCAGTCGGAGGTGGACAACGTGTTTGACACAGGCTTGCGGGACGTGCAGCCCTACCTCTACAAGATTTCCTTCCAGATCACTGATGCCCTGGGCACCTCGGTCACCACGACCATGCGCAGGCTCATCAAAGACACCCTTGCCCTCTAGGCCTTACTGGGGCCGTGGGCTCTCCTTGATGGCTTGCAAACCTTGGCTTCTGGGGATCGTACCGTTGGCCCCTTGGGGCTCGGGAACCTGCCCCAGGTCCTTGATGAGACTTGGAATGGCCACCCCTGGCTTCCTTGTTTTGTGGTTGCCAGTGTCTGGTCATTCTTTTAACCTTGGCTGATGGTCAAGTCTGGCCTTCACTGTCTCTCCACACCCCTGGTGGGggttccccttccttctctgctgtATGGAAGAGCCATCGCTAGGATGGTGAATAAAGTTGAGAATGTGAGTTCAGGTTGAGCCATCTCTCCCTTGGCTTGTGTTCGGCCCGGAAACATTCACACTTTCTGACAGACCTATGAGGATACAGGTGTGTGTTGAGGGTATTATTCCAGCGTGATGGGATGGGATTAAAACTGACCAATTTTGTACTTTGTGGGACATTCATGTAAGCAGGTGTTAACCATTCAGGTGTCACCATGTCAGTCCTATGAATGATGACACAGATCAGGATCTGTTGCTTTTGGATAGGACTGTGCCGTTTCTTCTCCCTCCTTAAGGAAGCGGTGATAGCCCTGCCCTTTATATTATCTGGTCTTATTTCATGATTGCCTCAAAAAGTACCTTTTCTGTCTTCATAGAGCACGTACAGGTCCCCATGTGCATCAGAAAGCTCATCTGATTTGGGGTTTCTTTCCCTGGAGAGAGATCGGCCAGCTTGAGGCAGGTGTCTGAGAGGTGTTCCAGGTCGGGCTGGCCCTGGCTCGTTGTTAGGACACTGCTTTGTTAACACACTCATTTCTACATCAGCATACTCAAGATCAGTGAACTCCTTATTGTGTACTTTTTACTGATTTAGTCTATATTTTACAATGCTTTTTCTTTGTATATGGGCGGTTCTGCTAGGCCAAATGgcgtgggtgggtgggggtcttGCCCCTGGAGCCGGTAGATAGGATGGCCAGGAAGCCTTCACCACATTTTTCTCATTCCAAGTCACCTTAGCCCTGTGATATTTCACAACAGATCTAGTACGGTCTTGCCCTTGATCTCTGGAGCATTGGGAGAATTCAGGAGGTTCTCGGGGCTTTGGAGATGGGGAAGGCCATTTCCTAGCAAGTCCTTGATGGTGTGTAATCCCCACCTGGCCCCACTGCAACCCTCGAGACCTTGTTTTCCTCCTAGCTGGCCATTAGCTAATCCCTCCTGAGGAGTTGGTTGACTGATAGAGCTGTTTGTTGGctgtgactttgtttttaaaaagcatagcgTTGCTGTCTTTCAGGAGACCTGAGCAGAAGGGTCTTGACTCCATCCCGGCTTTTTGAGACTTTCTACTTGTCTGCAGCCAGACTCTGAGACACTCTGCTCcacactgcccacccccactccaggtTGGCTGTGGGCCACCCAGCTGGCAGTGAACTCCCCTTGGTGGACAGAACAGTAACATTTCCATTCCTTTTGGCATTATAATTTCCTGTATGTAGGGGACTGATTTACTCAAGGTCAGGGCAGGAGCCCTGGTGACTCAAATA
This genomic window contains:
- the ATG101 gene encoding autophagy-related protein 101, yielding MNCRSEVLEVSVEGRQVEEAMLAVLHTVLLHRSTGKFHYKKEGTYSIGTVGTQDVDCDFIDFTYVRVSSEELDRALRKVVGEFKDALRNSGGDGLGQMSLEFYQKKKSRWPFSDECIPWEVWTVKVHVVALATEQERQICREKVGEKLCEKIINIVEVMNRHEYLPKMPTQSEVDNVFDTGLRDVQPYLYKISFQITDALGTSVTTTMRRLIKDTLAL